The genomic region GATTAAGTACGTTCTCTTCACTAACGGCATACCAGTCTGTTCCTTCTAAATAAGAGAAATTGGCTTTTGCAGCGAACTTTTCTGAAAACTTCTTTGCAGCCCGTATTCCTACATCCCAATAAATATTATCACCAGCAGCATCTTGGGAAGTCATTCCCGTTTTTACGTAGGCACTTATACCATCGTCTACAAACGGATTCTTACTTCTCATAAATAAAATTCCATTAAACGCATTGGCTCCATAAAGTGCTGATGAAGCCCCGGGAAGTAATTCCACACTCTGCACGTCTATTTCTGTCATCCCCAATAAATTTCCAAGCGGAAAATTTAAAGCGGGAGCCGAATTGTCCATCCCATCTACCAGTTGCACAAAACGCGTGTTGGCAAAAGCTGCAAACCCCCTAGTATTTATGGACTTAAATGTTAAACTGTTGGTATTGATATCTACCCCTTTTAGGTTTTCCAAACCTCCATAGAAATCTACTGAAGCAGTATTCTTTATTTCTTTTAATCCGAAACGCTCCACAGTAACCGGAGATTCAAATATGCGTTCGGGGGTTCTCGAAGCGGAGATTACAATCTCTCCGAGATTGGTTGTTTGCTCTTCCAGTTGTATTGTTACATCCTCTGTACTGTTTATCTCAATCGTTTGCGAAGAAAAACCAATACTAGAAATTGTAATGCTAAAAGGAAGGCTTTTTGAAACTTCCAATTCAAAGTTTCCATTAAAATCGGAAACCGTACCAGTTGATGTACCAACTACTTGAATACTCGCACTAGGAATAGGCTGATTTTGTTGATCTATAACACTACCTGAAATTTTAGTTGACTGCGCGAAACCAACGGCACCAACTAGAAAAAGTAGCGCAAAAAAAATTGTTCTTATCATAATTTAGTTAGTTTTAGATAAGAACAATATACATATTTTTTTAATTCCGTAATTATTTATGTTAATAATTACGGAATTAATAATTGATTACTCCACGGTAACCGATTTTGCTAGGTTTCTAGGCTGATCGACATTACAACCTCGCATGACAGCGATGTGATAAGATAGTAACTGTAGAGGGATTGTCGTCAATAAAGGTGTTAAACCTTCAATAGTTTCCGGTACTTCGATGACGAAATCTGCCATCGATTTTACTTCCTCGTCTCCTTCTGTTACAATCCCGATAATTTTTCCTTTTCTGGATTTTATCTCTTGAATGTTGCTAACAACTTTCTCGTAATGCCCTTTTTTAGTTGCGATAACAACCACTGGCATTTGCTCATCTATTAAAGCAATAGGACCGTGTTTCATTTCCGCAGCCGGATAACCTTCCGCGTGGATGTAAGAGATTTCCTTTAACTTTAGAGCACCTTCCAGAGCTACAGGGAAATTATAACCCCGACCCAAGTACAAGAAATTAGGAGAATCTTTATAAACCGATGAAATGTATTTTACGTGATCGTCTACTTTTAAACATTCCTCCACTTTTGCAGGAATGGCTTCCATTTCCGCTAAATAATTGTGGAAATCGGTTTTAGAGATCATTCCTTTATTCTGCGCCAATTTAAGCGCAATCAAGGTTAGTACTGTAATTTGTGTGGTAAAAGCCTTTGTAGAGGCTACCCCAATTTCTGGTCCCGCATGGGTGTAAGCTCCCGCATGGGCTTCCCTAGCAATAGAAGAACCTACCACATTACATACACCAAATACAAAAGCTCCATTTTGTTTTGCCAACTTAATAGCGGCTAAGGTATCTGCCGTTTCTCCAGACTGTGAAATAGCAATGACTACATCTTCGGAAGTAATTACGGGGTTTCTGTATCTAAACTCCGATGCATATTCCACTTCCACCGGAATACGAGCCAAATCCTCGAATATATATTCCGCTACCAATCCGGCATGCCATGAAGTACCACAAGCAACAATTATAATGCGTTTTGCTTTTAGGATTTTCTCGAGGTTATCTTCAATCCCGGCCATTTTAATAATGCCTTCGTTAATTCTCAACCTTCCACGGTACGTGTCTTTAATTGCATCTGGTTGTTCATGTATTTCCTTCAGCATAAAATGGTCGTACCCATTTTTTTCAATTTGTTCTAAATTCAACTGAAGCTCATGAACATAGGGAGTAACGGGTTTATCTCCTTTAATCTGACGGATTTTTACATCTCGTCCTAATTTAACAATCGCCATTTGCTCATCTTCAAGATAAATAGCGTTATTGGTAAATTCAATAAATGGAGAAGCATCGGAAGCGATAAAGAATTCATCTTCACCCACTCCTATCGCTAACGGACTTCCCAATTTGGCAGCCACAATTTCGTCTGGCTTTGTTCTGTCGAAAACCGCAATTGCATAGGCTCCAATAACCTGGTTTAAAGCGATTTGAACTGCCTTTCCAAGCTTTACATCCTGATTTATTTTTATATCTTCAATAAGATTGATAAGAACTTCGGTATCCGTATCAGATTGAAAGGTATAACCTCTCTTTTCCAATGCTTTTTTAATTGAACCGTAGTTCTCTATAATTCCGTTATGGATAATAACCAAGTTCCCAGAATTAGAGTAATGGGGATGCGCATTGACATCGTTTGGAACTCCATGGGTAGCCCATCTCGTATGTCCCAACCCTATTTTTCCTTTGGTTACTTTTTCGCTCTCTGCTTTAGCCTTTAAATCGGCTACTTTTCCTTTGGTTTTACAAAGCTGCGAATCTTCCCCATCAAACAATACAATTCCAGCACTGTCGTAACCTCTATACTCCAGTCTTTCAAGACCTTTTACAACTATTGGATAAGCCTCTCTAGGCCCTATATAACCTACAATCCCACACATTTTATTATTGCTTTAAATTAATTATTACTCGGTTCCGTGTAATAAATTTCCAGTTTCAATCTTTTCTCATCATTGGCTGGAACATTGTTTCCATATAAAACAGTTCCAAAAATATTAGTAATAGAAGCTTGAGGGACACTTACTTCTTCTGTTCCTTTAAAAGCGGCAACATTAAAAGTATTGTTTATAGTACTCGTAGTTGATAAGCCTAATTTTATGTTGGTAGAATCGTTACGAATGATATTATTGATATAATCCGTAATCTTAAACTTGTAACGTGTACCCACATCATTGCTTTTATCAAGTCTACCACCATAATTAATAAAAGTTGTGGAATCGACTCCTGTCCTGGCGATAGAATCACGTTTATAGTCGATTAACGACCTCTTGTTGTTTAAATCAAACAAGTAAAGCCTATCTGGTAATGTAAGATCGTTTTGCTCAGGAAGTGATGATTCATCCACATAAAAAATCAAATTAGCTTCATTAATCAACCATCCTTTTTCGATTGCTTCCTGGAACGCAATTTTAGGATCCCCGCTACCACCGGTAATATCTATTTCCACATAACTTCCAGCACCACCATAAGGATATAATTTAGCCGCATTATCTTCTGTAAAATTACTCAACACGGCATCCGGATAATTATCGGTGATATAGTTAACCTTGTTTCCAGATAAATTAAGCCTAAAGGTTTTACTTTTTACGGTATCCCTATCTTCCACCGTACTATCATAATCATATTGCAATTCCACATAACTATTGGTACCGCTTAGATTAAGCAGCATTTCCAAATCTTCATTGGGCATATCCGTAGAGATATAAATTCCCCTTAAAAACTCTTTGAAGTTATTCTGACTGTTTAATACGCCATTCCCTTCATTATCCAATATTTTTTGCTGAAAAAACTCCTTGTTCAATTCTACTCGAATACGTGGCGATAATCTTTCCGCTGGAACTTTAGATTCATCAACATCTTCCGTATCAGGGTCGTCTACTGCATCAGGATCTGGGATAATGATTTCATTTAAATCCAATTGATATGCATTATTTTCATACAACACAGTGGTTGCAAATGGAAGCGGATCTTCATCTGAAAAATATTCCTGTGCGTCCTGAAAATTACTATCTGGATCTAAATCACGTAAGAACTTAGTAAATTCCTGCGCTTTAAAGCTAAAAGTCGCCTGTCTGTTCCCGTAAATGGAATCTACTCGGTATGGTCGAGGCTCGTCCTCATCCAAATCTGTCGTATCTGTTTCTACCGTGCTAAAAAATGGCAGGTTAAGATAAACCGCTGTGATTCTTTCATTTTCTGAACCTTCTGCATTTTCAGTATTTTGTGTTTCATCTCCAAATGTAGGATTTGTAGATGCCAATAGTAACTGACTGGTAAATGAAGTAGTGGTAACCCCATAAATGGATTGATTGTAATCTCCTAATTGATATGCTGTAAGTCCGTTTGTACGTACACTTTTTAATTTTCTATTGAAAGCAGAAACGTCGTAGGATTGTTTACTGGCCGTGATTTTCCCGTTGTCGATAAGATCTACCCCAATGGTATTATAGTCATCTTCGCAGGCCGTAAAAAAAATAACACCACTTAAAATAAGTAGTGTTGATAACACTTTCCCTCCTTTAAAACTCATCTTCATTTGTATTATTTATTAGCTTAATACTTTTGTTTCATAAAATTTGTGGTAAGCCTCTTCAAATTCGTAAATGGAAATATACGGCTGCACTGGTTTAGACAAAGAGTCGATATGTTGTTTTAGATCTTCTGGCAATTCTTCCGAAGCGACAACTACAGCATCCGAATGGTCTACGGCTACTTTTAGAATATTGCTATAAGAAGGCTCCTCCAAGGCTTTAACGGCCTCTTCATCTATACCATCAAACTTAATTTTATTAATCATTTCTTTGTCTAACGTTCCATCGAAGCCTTTGTTGTAAACAGAGGTAACAATTTTACTTTCGGCAAACAAAGGTTCGTCTGCGTAGTATTTCTTAAGGTATAATGGCAACAAGGAAGCCATCCATCCATGTACATGGATAATATCTGGATTCCAATTTAATTTCTTCACTGTTTCTACCACTCCTTTTGCAAAGAAAATGGCACGTTCGTCATTATCTGGAAACAAATTCCCATCTTCATCCGTAAAAGTTGCTTTACGTTTAAAGTACTCTTCATTGTCGATAAAATAAACCTGGATTCTTTCCTTTGGAATTGAAGCTACTTTTATAATAAGCGGCATATCCATGTCGTTCACAACCAAATTCATCCCAGAAAGGCGAATTACTTCGTGTAGTTGATGCCTTCTCTCATTAATATTTCCAAAACGAGGCATAAAGATTCGTATTTGCCCTCCTCTATCGTTCACCATTCTCGGACTCTCGTAAGCCATTGAAGACACTTCGTTTTCTGGCAAGTAAGGAACCATTTCTGAAGCGACAAATAATACTCTTTTGTCTGTCATAAAATCAATTTGTTTCTTTAGACTAAGGTTTAAAGGATGCAAAAATACAAAAAATATGCCTAATTAGTTAATTTTATATAGCTTTGCACGCTGTTAATTTTTTATAAAATGCAAATTTTTCATCAAAAAGAAGCATTAATTCAATTCCTTAAAAAGGAAAAAATAGAGAATAAAACCATTGGCTTAGTACCTACTATGGGTGCATTACACCAGGGTCATCTTTCCCTAGTTGAAAAAGCGCTGAACGATAATAATACAGTAGTGGTAAGCATTTTTGTAAACCCTACGCAATTCGACAACAAAACAGATCTTGAGAAGTACCCTAAAACTTGGGAAAAAGACCTGGAAAACCTCAAAAAAGTAAGCGATAACATTCTTATTTTTGCCCCTTCGGCGGAAGATATCTACGACAACAAAGTAGCCAGCGAAACCTTCGATTTTGACGGACTTGAAAATGAAATGGAAGGCAAATTTAGAAGCGGCCATTTTGACGGGGTAGGAACTATTGTGAAAAAGCTTTTTACCATCGTGCAGCCGGATAGAGCTTATTTTGGAGAAAAAGATTTTCAGCAACTTCAAATCATTAGAAAAATGGTGGAAAAACACAATCTGCCACTTACCATTATTGGATGCCCCATAAGTCGCGAAGACAACGGCCTCGCTATGAGCTCTAGAAACGAACGTCTTCCAAGCGACCTGCGGGAGAAAGCTTCCTTCATCTTTAAAACCATTCAAAAAGCAAAAGAAAAGTTTGGCACAGAAAGTGCAATAGACACCGTGAATTGGATAGAAGAGCAGTTTCGGCAACAGCCTTTTTTTAAATTGGAATACGCCGAAATTGCTAATGAAAAAACGTTAAAACCTGTTAAAACAAAAAAAGAAAACGAACATTACAGACTTTTCGTTGCCGTATATGCAAATGACATACGGTTGATAGATAATGTTGCGTTAAATTAATACCTTTGTACCATGCAAATTGAAGTAGTAAAGTCTAAGATTCATAGAGTTACGGTTACTGGAGCCGACTTGAATTATATAGGAAGCATCACTATAGATGAAGCACTAATGGAAGCCTCTAACATTATTGAAGGCGAAAAAGTGCAAATTGTTAATATAAACAATGGCGAGCGTTTGGAAACCTACGCCATAAAAGGTGCAAAAAACAGTGGGGAGATCACTTTAAATGGCCCTGCTGCCAGAAAAGTTCAACGTGGGGACATCATTATCATTATCTCCTATGGGATTATGGATTTTGAAGAAGCTAAGAATTTTAAACCTTCGCTTATTTTCCCAAATGAAAAAAATAATACCCTTACCTAGTTTGACTAAAAAAATCAAGAATATCCTAAAACGTATACTCCCACTATTGCTGGGAGTTTTTTTCATCTGGTATTCGTATTCCAACACAACGGCTTCAGACAGGCAAAATATAATTGACTCAATCCGGGAGGCCAATTATTTTTGGATTGTCCTCTCCATGTTAATGGGAATTCTAAGTCATATTATAAGGGCCGTACGCTGGAACTTACTTTTAGAGCCCTTGGGCTATCGCCCTAAAATTATAAATAATGTGCTTGCCCTGCTGGTAGGTTACTTGGCAAATTTAGGGATCCCAAGGTCTGGCGAACTACTACGTGCCACCACGGTATCTACTTACGAAGATATTCCTTTTCAAAAAGCATTTGGAACCATCATTACAGAAAGGATTATTGATGTACTTATGCTTCTCATCATTGTATTTATAACTGGAATACTTCAAACCGAAATAATACTGGATTATTTCTCTGACAAAGAAATCAACTTTGTCAAAATTATAATTACCCTAACCGTCCTTGGGGTTTTGGGCATTTCTTTTCTTTACTTTATCAAAAAAGCAAAAGGGGGATTTCTAGGTAAAATAAAAGCTTTTGTAAAAGAATTGCTAGAAGGTGTTTTAAGTATTTTCAAAATGAAAAAGAAATGGTTATTCCTATTTTACACTTTCGCTATTTGGGGACTTTACATTTTTATGTTTTGGGTTATTAAATGGAGTCTACCCGAAACTAATACGCTATCCCTTAATGCTATTTTGGCATCCTTCGTTGCCGGCGCATTCGCGGTGAGTGCTACCAACGGCGGTGTTGGTTTATACCCCATCGCTGTGAGTCAAATTTTAATTTTTTACGGGATTTCGAGCAATGCCGGAGATGCTTTTGGATGGATTATGTGGAGCGCTCAAACGTCAATGATCGTTATTTTTGGAGCTTTGGCGTTTCTTTTTTTACCCATATACAATAAAAACAAATAATTTTTTATCTTTCGGTCACCAAATCTAAAGACCATGAGAAAGACTACATTTATGTGTATCGCACTCTTTTTGTGCATACTAGCAAGTAGCGCCCAAGTTACTTCCACAACCATAGAATCTTTTAAGTTAGCCGAAAAAAGGGATATTCAACTCTATGTTCCAGAGGACTATTCTGCTGAAAAATCCTACCCATTAATCGTAGTACTCGATGCAGACTATCTATTCGACATTGTGGTTGCCAACAGTAAATTCTATGCCTACAAAGACGAGATGCCAAAAAGCATTGTTGTGGGAGTTAAGCAAGAAGAAACACGTTACGAAGACTGTTTTTATAGCGATGAAAATGGTTTTCCAGATAAAAAAGGAAACAGCTTTTTTGAGTTTATAGGAATGGAGCTTATCCCAATGATTGCCAAAAACTATAATCTAGCAAAATTCAAGGCCATTGTGGGCCATGGCACTACAGCAAATTTCACTAATTATTATCTTTTTAAAGGCAATTCGCTATTCAACGCCTATATAAACCTGTCCCCAACCTTTGCACCCACTTTAGAAAGAAATATCCCGGAGAGATTGGGAGGTCTGGAAGAAATGATTTTTTATTATATCGCCACGGGTGAAAACGACGATAAGGAAAACATGGAAAGAATACGCGTTTTTCAAAATACCATGAAGGGAATTACCAACGACAACTTACATTACTATTTTGATGAATTTGAAAATGCCGATCATTATTCGGTAGCTTCTTACGGGACTCCGAAAGCATTGGATCAAATTTTTAACATGTACAAACCTATTAGCGTAGAAGAATATAAAAAAGAAGTTTTAGAGCATGATGGGCCTGTTGTAGAATACCTTACTAATAAGTACAATACCATTGAAACACTTTTTGGTTTTAGAAAACAGGTAAGCCTTAACGATATGATGGCCATTTATGCTGCTACCAAGAAGAAAGAAGATTTAGAATCTTTAAACGAACTTAGTAAAATTGCTAAAAAGGAATATCCCGACACCATGTTAGGTTTCTTTTTCGAAGCAGAATATTTCGAACAAATGGGTGAACCTAAAAAAGCCATGCGTACCTACGAAAAAGCGTTTGGCATGAAGGAAATCGATTTTGTAACGAAAGATTTGGCTTTAGAGCGTATCGATGCCCTTAAAGCGGATTTTGGTTGGTAGAAATACACTAACTGTTTAGCGCTATAACAAGCAGGGAGAGATCTCGTAAACCTATTCCTGAAGTGCAGGATGGGATTTCTCCACCGGCGCTCACGGCCGCTGTCGAAATGACTGCGAAACCAGAAACTCGAACGAAAAAAAGTTTTGTCTCTGAATATTATAATAAGCAACGCATCTTCCCTACAGAAATCCAGTGGTGAATTTTAAAGTTGAAATCCGAAAAGGAGCTGAATCGTTATTTATAGCGTCATCTCGAAGTAAGGGAGAGATCTCGTAAACCTATTCCTGAAGCGCAGGATGGGATTTCTCCACCGGCGCTCACGGCCGTTATCGAAATGACTCTCGAACCATTAACAGATTTATCTTCACAGCCTACTACTTTCTAAATTTCAACGTGAATAAATTTCGTTCCAAATTCCCCCTTTCCTTTTCCCTAACCCATTCAATATAATCGGTTTGTGATATTTTATCAATACCTAATTGCCGCATCATCATAACAATCTGGCCGCGATGGTAACTGCCGTGATTAAAAACTGTTTGGATTATTTCACGATTAGGAATTGAAAATTGCTCCCCTTTGTGTTCAAAGTGTACTTTTTTTTCTAGATCTGCAGTTTTTACAAATTCGCGAAATTTCATTGAGGTACTTTTCCATTCTTCAAAAAGCATTTCGGTATCTTCAGAAAAATTCACCACATGCTCCACCGACCATTTACCGGTCTGCATGCGAGAAAGCCACCCTGTTTCTGCATACCAAAGATGTAAAATAGTAGCTCGGATGGTGGGGAAGCTTCCTATAAATTCTTGATTGAATATATTATCGTTTTGATTGGCCAAATCGTTCATCAATCTATTATTGGCCCAAATATTATAATCCGCGTAATCTAAATACCGTTGGTTCATTTAATGTAAAATAGTGTTGTTTAATGCATGAAATTAAGTTTTTTCAGTTCAACTCCACTATTTTTCACTATTAAAGTATGTTTCAAGATTATTTTATTCCCTAGAAAGCATCCTACAAAAACAAAAAAAACGCTCCCTTGGAAATTTCCTCGGGAACGTTTTTTGAATACTTGAGTATATATTCAAATGTATCTGCTGTTAAGATGATACTGCAGCAACCAATTGCTGTTGCTTCTTTAATTCTTTTTTAGATAAATCCCTTGTTAACCAACCACTACGTCCAGCAGTTGCAATGGCATAAGGAGTAATCCAGAACAAGGTAAAGGCATAAAATACACTATATGGATACGCCCAAAAAGATTCTGCTACACTGTGTTTTTTAGCATAAAACAGGGCTTGCATACTTGAGAAAATCATGATACCTGCCAAGGTTGAACTTAAGAACAAAACAGGATAGCTAATTACAAAATAAGCCATTAAAATTATTGCTGGGTACGCCATAGTCATTTTCAACCATTGGTTCAACAACAAAATTCTAGTTCCACTTTTTGCACCTTCCCTAAAGTTCCCAAAAGCAAATCTGCTCATGGCAAGATTTTCACGTACATTACTTCTTTCCCATCGGATAAACATTTTGTAAAGGTTCTTATAACGCTCTGGTATATTTGTGTATACATAAGCTTTACGTTGAAACAAGACTTTGTAACCTTGCTTTAATATCATGTTGGTCATTGCTCGATCTTCCCCGATTTTGGAAACCTCTCCCATAAAAGTTTGGTTAATCCAATCGTGTAAACAATTAAATACCGCATCCCTTCTGTACGCTGAAAGAGCTCCCGGAGTACATAAAACCGATCCCAATCTACTTTGCGCAGAACGGATAAATTCAAAACTGAAGGCAAAACTTACATTCAACATTCGTGGTATCAATGCTTTCTTACTATTCAATACCCTTACATTTCCGGCCACAGCACCACATTCTTCATTCACTACAAACGGACTCGCCATGTTTCTTAAGGTGTCTTCTTTTACAATGGAATCACTATCTACAGTGATAAAAACATCTCCGGTTCCTAATTTAAATCCACGGTATAAAGCATGTCTCTTTCCTCTATTTTCAGGCTGCTGGTAAATAGCTACGCGATCCCCAAGTTCATTTTGTGCCTTTTTCATCCAATCCCAAGTGTTATCCTGGCTACCATCGTCGATAGAAATAATTTGTAATTTCTCAGCAGGATAATCGCTTGCCACCAAGCTTTTTAAAGTTTTGTAGACCAACTCTCCTTCATTATACGCGGGCACGATAACTGTACATAATGGCAAATCTTCATCAGAAACAGATTTTATTACCTTGTACTTTAAATACAACACAAACATAAAAATGATAAAGCTAATTTTTATCACCAACAACGTAGCTCCCAAAACTAGCAACGCCATTCCCCAACTGGTGGCCATACGCTCCAAATGGATCTGCTCGAAATAAGGTTGTAAGAAAAAGAAAAGCGATACCGCTCCAAACATTAAAAGAAAAGTTCCTCCCAAAATAAACGATGAAGAGGAATTTGATATAAATTGCTCCAAACGATTCGACGATTCTTTATTTGGAGTTTCAGACGAGTTTGTGAATATTGATTGTTTCATAGCGTTTAATTAAATTCACGACTACAAAACCAATATCAGTGCCATTTATTAATGTTCTGAAAAACAAATAAATACAAACTATCATTTAAATTGAAAGTGTATAATTATTATACATTTGTGTATACTTGGGTACAGTTTTATTGAAGAATAATATACAATAGAAGAAGCAGCACTAGCCCAATAAAACCAAAAGCAGCGAAAAGAATATGCTCTTTTCGTTTTTCTCTATGTGCTTGGGTTCTTATTTTTAGTTGAAATGCTTTTAATTTTTCGGGAGATAACTCTACATATTTGGGGCACTTAAAATCGGTTCTTGAATACCCAGTATTTTTAGTGTCGAATTTTGCTTTTTGAGAAGGGCGTTGCGCTCGGTTTTGTTTCATCCGATTGATCATATCCAAAACATGTCCAGCACCAAAAGCCATAAAATAATTAAATAGGTGGGTTTTCGTACCCTTTTGTAAAACACAGATTTTTCAACAAATAGCCATATCTAAAGTTAGAAGTACCTATTATATCTTAATCACCTTAAAATAGAAATATTCGCAATCTAAAATAGACAACCACGGAAAAAAATTATCTTACGTGATAAGCTTCTTAACTTGTAATTCTTTGCTCTCTGCCAATTAAAAAATATAAAACTGCACCAAAAAGATTGAAAAAAAGCACCACTAGCGTCCATACCAACTTGTCACTACCTTTAAATTCATTTCGCAAAATATCTATTAGGGCAACTAATGTTGGGAAAACTCCAACTAAAAAAAGTATTAATAAAATTTGCCAAGGCCCAATCATTCCAAGTGAAAACATATCTTAAGTTTTTTTTAAAGATAACAAATTCCGTAGAATGAAAACTATATAATACGTTTTTTATACGCTTTCTGTGTTCCTATTCTAAAATAAAAATCTTCGTACCTTTCAACTTTCAAAATTTTATAGCTGAATGGCAAAAGTTAAAACCACATTTTTTTGTCAGAGTTGCGGTACCCAATATGCCAAATGGCAAGGACAGTGCTCTGCCTGTAAAGAATGGAATACTTTGGTTGAAGAAGTAGTTCAAAAAGAAGAGAAAAAAGGTTGGAAA from Galbibacter sp. BG1 harbors:
- a CDS encoding glycosyltransferase, which translates into the protein MKQSIFTNSSETPNKESSNRLEQFISNSSSSFILGGTFLLMFGAVSLFFFLQPYFEQIHLERMATSWGMALLVLGATLLVIKISFIIFMFVLYLKYKVIKSVSDEDLPLCTVIVPAYNEGELVYKTLKSLVASDYPAEKLQIISIDDGSQDNTWDWMKKAQNELGDRVAIYQQPENRGKRHALYRGFKLGTGDVFITVDSDSIVKEDTLRNMASPFVVNEECGAVAGNVRVLNSKKALIPRMLNVSFAFSFEFIRSAQSRLGSVLCTPGALSAYRRDAVFNCLHDWINQTFMGEVSKIGEDRAMTNMILKQGYKVLFQRKAYVYTNIPERYKNLYKMFIRWERSNVRENLAMSRFAFGNFREGAKSGTRILLLNQWLKMTMAYPAIILMAYFVISYPVLFLSSTLAGIMIFSSMQALFYAKKHSVAESFWAYPYSVFYAFTLFWITPYAIATAGRSGWLTRDLSKKELKKQQQLVAAVSS
- a CDS encoding PLD nuclease N-terminal domain-containing protein, translating into MFSLGMIGPWQILLILFLVGVFPTLVALIDILRNEFKGSDKLVWTLVVLFFNLFGAVLYFLIGREQRITS